In Micromonospora sp. NBC_01813, the following are encoded in one genomic region:
- a CDS encoding flavin monoamine oxidase family protein codes for MEVPLTHPSPGVSRRRFLQSVGVSGGAGALFATMGALGLAPTAALAAPAFDPPRAADLRVSGRAAGRVVILGGGIAGLTTAYELSKAGYRCTILEARDITGGRSLTVRRGTTETDLDGHHQQAAYSTGTYFNAGPARIAQWMVTMDYCRELGVGVEVFANSNANALIYNENGGMAPEAPVRYRTAKADVYGYVAELLAKATDQGALDGQLTGADKDRLLAFLQSFGAIGGRSAGWAYTGTSRRGYATDPGAGNDAGVPLGAPPPLAEVFASNVGRYFSFEFGYDQAMLMFQPVGGMDRIVEALVRAIGPARVRTGAEVLDVADGPHEVTVTYRQNGRSRQIRADFCVATLPPRLMARVGHNLGTAVQSALESFPASAAGKIGIEYRSRWWERDLKIYGGITETDLDLAHIWYPSHDFHAERGLIVGYYNTGAAAQTYGALSPAQRHERAISQGVKIHGERYRSEAATSFSVAWHRVRHIEGAWVSAPYGSAVYNLLLQPAGRVYFAGDWLSRTVAWQHGAFLSARAAVTALHTRVLSG; via the coding sequence ATGGAGGTCCCCTTGACCCACCCCAGCCCTGGCGTCAGCCGACGTCGTTTCCTGCAGTCGGTCGGAGTGAGCGGCGGTGCCGGCGCTCTCTTCGCCACCATGGGCGCGTTGGGCCTGGCACCGACAGCAGCCCTCGCGGCACCGGCGTTCGACCCACCGCGCGCCGCCGACCTGCGGGTCTCCGGCCGCGCCGCCGGCCGGGTAGTGATCCTGGGAGGCGGCATCGCCGGTCTGACCACCGCCTACGAGCTGAGCAAGGCCGGCTATCGGTGCACCATCCTGGAAGCGCGTGACATCACCGGCGGACGCAGCCTCACAGTTCGGCGCGGCACCACCGAGACCGACCTCGACGGCCACCATCAGCAGGCGGCGTACTCGACCGGGACCTACTTCAACGCAGGTCCGGCCCGCATCGCCCAGTGGATGGTGACGATGGACTACTGCCGAGAGCTCGGCGTCGGAGTGGAGGTCTTCGCGAACTCCAACGCGAATGCCCTGATCTACAACGAGAACGGCGGGATGGCGCCGGAGGCGCCGGTGCGCTACCGCACGGCAAAGGCCGACGTGTACGGCTACGTGGCCGAGTTGCTGGCGAAGGCCACCGACCAGGGTGCGCTCGACGGCCAGCTCACCGGGGCAGACAAGGACCGGCTGCTGGCCTTCCTGCAGAGCTTCGGCGCGATCGGTGGCCGCAGCGCCGGGTGGGCGTACACCGGTACCAGCAGGCGTGGGTATGCGACCGACCCGGGCGCGGGCAACGACGCCGGGGTGCCGCTCGGCGCGCCACCTCCGCTGGCCGAGGTGTTCGCCAGCAACGTCGGCCGGTACTTCAGCTTCGAGTTCGGATACGACCAGGCGATGCTCATGTTCCAGCCGGTGGGCGGGATGGATCGGATCGTCGAGGCGCTGGTCCGGGCGATCGGCCCAGCGCGGGTCCGCACCGGTGCCGAGGTCCTCGACGTGGCCGACGGCCCCCACGAGGTGACGGTGACCTACCGGCAGAACGGGCGGAGCCGGCAGATCCGGGCGGACTTCTGCGTGGCTACGCTCCCGCCGCGGCTGATGGCCCGGGTCGGGCACAACCTCGGTACGGCGGTCCAGTCCGCGTTGGAGAGTTTTCCGGCCTCGGCTGCCGGCAAGATCGGCATCGAGTACCGCAGTAGGTGGTGGGAACGTGACCTGAAGATCTACGGCGGGATCACCGAGACCGACCTCGACCTGGCGCACATCTGGTATCCGTCGCACGACTTCCACGCCGAACGCGGACTGATCGTCGGCTACTACAACACTGGCGCCGCCGCCCAGACCTACGGGGCGCTCAGTCCGGCGCAACGGCACGAGCGGGCGATCAGCCAGGGCGTCAAGATCCACGGTGAGCGGTACCGCTCGGAGGCGGCGACGTCGTTCTCCGTCGCGTGGCACCGCGTCCGGCACATCGAGGGCGCCTGGGTGTCGGCCCCGTACGGTTCGGCCGTTTACAACCTGCTGCTGCAACCGGCCGGTCGCGTCTACTTCGCCGGCGACTGGCTCAGCCGTACGGTGGCCTGGCAACACGGGGCCTTCCTCTCTGCCCGGGCAGCGGTCACCGCGCTGCACACGCGGGTGTTGAGCGGTTGA
- a CDS encoding ArsR/SmtB family transcription factor has product MAVKVVDMEQTVLEPGGAEVPCCAPLMAAALPAVQAGELAKVFKALADPVRLRLLSLIASAAEGEVCVCDLSTAFDLTGPTISHHLRVLREAGLVDCERRGTWVYYWPRPAAIGRLSALLSTHRGEFDSFG; this is encoded by the coding sequence ATGGCTGTCAAGGTTGTCGACATGGAGCAGACGGTGTTGGAGCCGGGCGGTGCCGAGGTGCCGTGCTGCGCGCCGCTGATGGCCGCCGCCCTGCCGGCCGTGCAGGCGGGCGAGTTGGCCAAGGTGTTCAAGGCGCTCGCCGACCCGGTGCGGCTGAGGTTGCTCTCCCTGATCGCCTCCGCGGCCGAGGGCGAGGTGTGCGTCTGCGACCTGTCCACGGCGTTCGACCTCACCGGGCCGACCATCTCGCATCACCTACGGGTGTTGCGGGAAGCCGGTCTGGTCGACTGCGAACGCCGCGGCACCTGGGTCTACTACTGGCCGCGGCCGGCCGCCATCGGTCGGCTGTCGGCGCTGTTGTCGACCCATCGAGGTGAGTTCGACTCATTCGGCTGA
- a CDS encoding App1 family protein — protein MTPVSPAARGAHRAVRLEDAIHALLERRLRRRGWDLTLIPYTGYGAPGWVRVMARVLLGRRDPRPRRPKKVRGWRSFATLPVKHATVVIEAGGKRHEVQADRGGFVDTVVPADLDPGWTYVRLSCGDSEPVEAPVRIVDPKVRFGIISDIDDTVMVTALPRPMLAAWNTFVLDEHARASVAGMAVLYERLVTAHPGAPVLYLSTGAWNVAPTLNRFLSRHLYPAGPLLLTDWGPSTERWFRNGREHKRASLARLADEFPHVRWLLVGDDGQHDPEIYAEFAAEHPASVAAVAVRRLSPTQAVLAGNLQAPNSETSRSAGRGGQRWLSAPDGAGLARLLREAELL, from the coding sequence ATGACACCCGTTAGCCCGGCTGCCCGTGGCGCTCACCGGGCCGTACGGCTGGAGGACGCCATCCATGCCCTGCTCGAACGGCGGTTGCGCCGACGGGGCTGGGACCTGACGTTGATTCCGTACACCGGGTACGGCGCGCCGGGTTGGGTCCGGGTGATGGCCCGGGTGCTGCTCGGCCGTCGCGACCCCCGGCCCCGACGGCCGAAGAAGGTCCGGGGTTGGCGCAGCTTCGCCACCCTGCCGGTCAAGCACGCGACGGTGGTGATCGAAGCCGGTGGCAAGCGGCACGAGGTTCAGGCCGACCGGGGCGGTTTCGTGGACACCGTGGTGCCGGCCGACCTGGACCCGGGTTGGACGTACGTGCGGTTGAGCTGTGGCGACTCCGAGCCGGTCGAGGCGCCGGTGCGGATCGTGGATCCGAAGGTCAGGTTCGGCATCATCTCGGACATCGACGACACGGTCATGGTGACCGCGTTGCCGCGGCCGATGCTGGCCGCGTGGAACACGTTCGTCCTGGACGAGCACGCCCGGGCGTCGGTGGCCGGGATGGCGGTGCTGTACGAACGCCTCGTCACCGCGCACCCGGGCGCGCCGGTGCTGTACCTGTCGACCGGAGCGTGGAACGTCGCACCGACGTTGAACCGGTTCCTGTCCCGGCATCTGTATCCGGCCGGTCCGCTGCTGCTCACCGACTGGGGTCCCTCGACGGAGCGGTGGTTCCGCAACGGACGGGAGCACAAGCGTGCCAGCCTGGCCCGGCTCGCCGACGAGTTCCCGCACGTACGGTGGCTGCTGGTGGGCGACGACGGCCAACACGATCCGGAGATCTACGCCGAGTTCGCCGCGGAACATCCGGCAAGCGTGGCGGCTGTCGCCGTCCGCCGGCTGTCCCCCACCCAGGCGGTGTTGGCGGGCAACCTGCAGGCACCGAACAGCGAGACCTCGCGCTCGGCCGGCCGGGGCGGACAGCGCTGGTTGTCGGCGCCGGACGGCGCGGGACTGGCCCGCCTGCTGCGAGAGGCCGAGCTGCTGTAG
- a CDS encoding TRM11 family SAM-dependent methyltransferase → MKPWMHLSSADLAAQLPDGEDQEVHFPQALVETVLAEYTTPGQTVLDPFAGFGTTLVTAQRMGRRSVGVELLPERVELIRRRLTGGADAEVINGDARKLRTLVPGPVDLCLTSPPYMDAVGHPENPLNAYETLDGDYPTYLDEIGDIFEQVAQVLRPGGYAVVNVANMRIDGQTTFLAWDVGKVISAHLTLCQEVLLCWDQPPAWLTGDYCLVFQRPDE, encoded by the coding sequence GTGAAACCCTGGATGCACCTGTCCAGCGCGGACCTGGCCGCGCAGTTGCCTGACGGCGAGGACCAGGAGGTGCACTTTCCGCAAGCGTTGGTCGAGACGGTGCTCGCCGAGTACACGACTCCCGGTCAGACGGTGCTCGACCCGTTCGCCGGCTTCGGTACGACCCTGGTTACCGCCCAGCGGATGGGCCGGCGGTCGGTCGGTGTGGAGCTGCTGCCGGAGCGGGTCGAGTTGATTCGTCGCCGGCTGACCGGCGGCGCCGACGCGGAGGTGATCAACGGTGACGCCCGGAAACTGCGCACTCTGGTGCCCGGCCCGGTGGATCTCTGTCTCACCTCCCCGCCGTACATGGATGCCGTGGGGCATCCGGAGAACCCGCTCAACGCCTACGAGACCCTCGACGGGGACTACCCGACCTATCTGGATGAGATCGGCGACATCTTCGAGCAGGTCGCGCAGGTGCTGCGCCCCGGCGGCTATGCCGTCGTGAACGTCGCGAACATGCGGATCGACGGCCAGACGACTTTCCTTGCGTGGGATGTCGGCAAGGTGATCTCGGCCCATCTGACCCTGTGTCAGGAGGTTCTGCTCTGCTGGGACCAGCCACCGGCCTGGCTGACCGGCGACTACTGCCTGGTGTTCCAGCGCCCCGACGAGTGA
- a CDS encoding hemolysin family protein: MQGYATQLALVGVLVIINAVFAGSEIALVSLRESQLQRLERSRRTGRVLAKLAKDPNRFLATIQIGITLAGFLASATAAVALARPLVPLLEVLGRAAEPVAIVLITLVLTFVTLVFGELAPKRVAMQRAEQWALAVARPLDVMASLARPAVWALGATSDLVVRLAGGDPKATRDEISPDELRDIVAGHRAFTVEQQTIISGALEIADRRLRAVLVPRLEVFTLDSGTSADAARIVLATSGHSRAPVVRNGMLDDTVGVIHLRDLVGVPDDRPVDAVARPPMLLPESLPVVEALRQFKAERQHIALVVDERGAVDGIVTLEDVLEEIVGEIYDETDRDVQAVRTDPDGTLLVPGTFPIHDLTDIGVELPARPAGDYTTVAGLLLASLGHIPSKAGESITLDGWNLTVAAVDHHAISAVRLRRSAAAPADPDDPATADPDGPAPGEAAGDR; encoded by the coding sequence GTGCAGGGGTACGCGACACAGCTCGCACTCGTCGGGGTCCTGGTGATAATCAACGCGGTCTTCGCCGGCAGCGAGATAGCTCTCGTCTCGCTGCGCGAAAGTCAGCTGCAACGCCTGGAACGCTCCCGGCGGACCGGTCGGGTGCTGGCGAAGCTGGCCAAGGACCCGAACCGATTCCTCGCCACGATCCAGATCGGCATCACCCTGGCCGGATTCCTCGCCTCGGCGACGGCCGCGGTGGCCCTGGCCCGGCCACTGGTCCCGCTGCTGGAGGTGCTCGGGCGAGCGGCCGAACCGGTGGCGATCGTGCTGATCACCCTGGTGCTCACCTTCGTCACCCTGGTCTTCGGTGAGCTGGCACCGAAGCGGGTCGCCATGCAACGTGCGGAACAGTGGGCGCTCGCGGTGGCCCGCCCGCTCGATGTGATGGCCAGCCTCGCCCGGCCGGCGGTGTGGGCGCTCGGCGCCACCAGCGACCTGGTGGTCCGCCTCGCCGGTGGCGACCCGAAGGCCACCCGGGACGAGATCAGCCCCGACGAACTGCGTGACATCGTCGCGGGGCACCGGGCCTTCACCGTCGAGCAGCAGACCATCATCTCCGGTGCGCTGGAGATCGCCGACCGCCGGCTGCGCGCCGTACTGGTCCCCCGCCTCGAGGTGTTCACCCTCGACAGCGGCACCTCCGCCGACGCCGCCCGGATCGTGCTCGCCACCTCGGGACACTCCCGCGCCCCCGTGGTCCGCAACGGCATGCTCGACGACACTGTCGGCGTGATCCATCTGCGGGACCTGGTCGGCGTGCCAGACGACCGGCCCGTCGACGCCGTCGCCCGGCCGCCGATGCTGTTGCCGGAATCGCTGCCGGTGGTCGAGGCCCTGCGGCAGTTCAAGGCCGAGCGCCAGCACATCGCCCTCGTCGTCGACGAGCGGGGCGCGGTCGACGGGATCGTCACCCTGGAGGACGTCCTGGAGGAGATCGTCGGGGAGATCTACGACGAGACCGACCGTGACGTGCAGGCGGTACGCACCGATCCGGACGGCACCCTGCTGGTGCCCGGCACGTTCCCCATCCACGATCTGACCGACATCGGCGTCGAGTTGCCGGCCCGGCCGGCCGGCGACTACACCACCGTCGCCGGACTGCTACTGGCCAGCCTCGGCCACATCCCCTCGAAAGCCGGCGAGTCGATCACCCTCGACGGCTGGAACCTGACCGTCGCGGCCGTGGACCACCACGCGATCTCCGCCGTACGACTGCGCCGGTCCGCCGCCGCGCCGGCCGACCCCGACGATCCGGCGACGGCCGACCCCGACGGCCCGGCGCCGGGCGAGGCAGCCGGGGATCGTTGA
- a CDS encoding sulfotransferase family protein: protein MSWKHHLAVRLARSTGVQITRRGGRPTFVRRPHRLLRRPVFILSSVRSGSTLLRMMLNSHSTLYAPHELHLSKLRVQMGDHYITNSMAEFGWDAQEVTHLLWDRVLDAALQRSGKQVLVEKTPHNVFMWSRIAQVWPDARFIFLLRHPAAILDSWHRARPQQTPQEAADSVAKYLTKLAEARRVLPGHTVRYEDLAADPTAETRRICAFLGLEWEPSMLEYGRFDHGTIKAGLGDWTGRIRTGTVQPPRELPADVALPDSLYGLARGWGYPARPAG, encoded by the coding sequence ATGAGCTGGAAGCACCACCTCGCCGTACGCCTTGCGCGGTCGACCGGGGTGCAGATCACTCGTCGCGGCGGACGGCCGACATTCGTCCGTCGGCCGCACCGGCTGTTGCGCCGGCCGGTATTCATCCTGTCGTCGGTGCGATCCGGGTCGACGCTGCTGCGCATGATGCTGAACAGTCACTCGACGCTGTACGCACCACACGAATTGCACCTGAGCAAGCTACGGGTGCAGATGGGTGACCACTACATCACCAACAGCATGGCCGAGTTCGGCTGGGACGCGCAGGAGGTCACCCATTTGCTGTGGGACCGGGTGCTGGACGCCGCATTGCAACGCAGCGGGAAACAGGTACTGGTCGAGAAGACGCCACACAATGTGTTCATGTGGTCACGGATAGCACAGGTTTGGCCGGACGCCCGGTTCATCTTCCTGCTGCGCCACCCGGCGGCCATCCTCGACTCCTGGCATCGCGCGCGACCCCAGCAGACCCCGCAGGAAGCCGCCGACAGTGTCGCCAAGTACCTGACCAAGCTCGCCGAAGCACGCCGGGTGTTGCCCGGGCACACCGTCCGCTACGAGGATCTGGCAGCCGATCCGACGGCGGAGACCCGCCGGATCTGCGCGTTCCTCGGCCTGGAATGGGAGCCGTCGATGCTGGAGTACGGCCGGTTCGACCACGGCACGATCAAGGCCGGGCTGGGTGACTGGACCGGACGGATCCGGACCGGCACGGTACAGCCGCCGCGTGAACTGCCGGCGGATGTGGCGTTGCCGGATTCCCTGTACGGACTCGCCCGTGGTTGGGGTTATCCGGCTCGACCCGCAGGCTGA
- a CDS encoding tetratricopeptide repeat protein, whose amino-acid sequence MSQQVHPDFPRRLRALRIARNMTQRELARGSLSVSYISLLEAGRRSPKPEVLRDLADTLGCSVDELAGDADAVATRPATLTLSYGQLAIEAGDPTEAERQFASVLAAAPPDPMTRSEAQLGLARALAEQGRLAEAAQQYESLLRDNPDGRAFVASLGMVISWVRCLYELGELQRVVEVGMGTLERVDRLGAWESEDAIRLLATVAAAHAELGDLRQAERLLQEGMRHAERIGSPRARAAVLWNASQVACEQGSYREALELAEEALAFFRQDRDRRSAARLLTAYGCILLSHSPPRLGEARTVFERALRDLTEIGGGIDRGYVLTELSRTLLLEGDVAGAVQSARRSLTELGGQAHLERARAQTALAAALAAADEMAQSREMFAEAAQTLSGLNASRQASRAWAELGDMLADTGDPVGAVGAFRRATAAVRLGRALPEQGQPAGRAG is encoded by the coding sequence GTGAGTCAACAAGTTCACCCGGACTTCCCCCGCCGGCTTCGGGCGCTGCGGATCGCGCGCAACATGACCCAGCGGGAGCTGGCCAGGGGAAGTCTGTCGGTCAGTTACATTTCCTTGCTCGAAGCTGGCCGCCGTTCCCCGAAGCCGGAGGTGCTGCGGGACCTGGCCGACACCCTCGGCTGCTCCGTCGATGAGCTCGCCGGTGACGCGGATGCCGTCGCCACCCGACCGGCGACCCTCACCCTGTCCTACGGCCAGCTCGCCATCGAAGCCGGCGACCCCACCGAAGCGGAACGACAGTTCGCCTCGGTGCTGGCCGCCGCGCCACCGGACCCGATGACCCGGTCCGAGGCGCAGTTGGGGCTCGCCCGCGCGCTGGCCGAGCAGGGCCGGCTGGCCGAGGCCGCCCAGCAGTACGAGTCGCTGTTGCGCGACAACCCGGACGGACGGGCCTTCGTCGCCTCGCTCGGGATGGTGATCAGCTGGGTCCGGTGCCTGTACGAACTCGGCGAACTCCAGCGGGTCGTCGAGGTCGGAATGGGCACGCTGGAGCGGGTCGACCGACTCGGGGCGTGGGAGTCGGAGGACGCCATCCGGCTGCTCGCGACCGTCGCCGCCGCGCATGCCGAGCTGGGTGACCTGCGCCAGGCCGAGCGCCTGCTCCAGGAAGGCATGCGGCACGCGGAGCGGATCGGCTCGCCCCGGGCCCGGGCCGCGGTGTTGTGGAACGCCAGCCAGGTCGCCTGCGAACAGGGCAGCTACCGGGAAGCTCTCGAGCTCGCCGAGGAGGCGCTGGCCTTCTTCCGCCAGGACCGGGACCGGCGCAGCGCCGCCCGGCTGCTCACCGCGTACGGCTGCATCCTGCTGAGCCACTCACCGCCGCGCCTCGGCGAAGCTCGGACGGTGTTCGAGCGGGCGTTGCGCGACCTGACCGAGATCGGCGGCGGCATCGACCGCGGCTACGTGCTGACCGAACTGTCGCGCACCCTGCTGCTGGAAGGTGACGTGGCTGGCGCGGTGCAGAGCGCCCGCCGCTCGCTGACCGAACTTGGCGGCCAGGCCCACCTGGAACGGGCCCGGGCCCAGACCGCGCTCGCCGCCGCGTTGGCCGCCGCCGACGAGATGGCCCAATCGCGGGAGATGTTCGCCGAGGCGGCCCAGACCCTCAGCGGGCTCAACGCCTCCCGGCAGGCGTCGCGGGCCTGGGCCGAACTCGGCGACATGCTGGCCGACACGGGAGACCCGGTGGGCGCGGTCGGAGCCTTCCGTCGGGCGACCGCCGCGGTACGGCTGGGCCGGGCGCTGCCCGAGCAGGGTCAGCCTGCGGGTCGAGCCGGATAA
- a CDS encoding DNA-3-methyladenine glycosylase, with protein sequence MRSPVPVGDLAAVLAGPVDDAARALLGCVVTAGGVAVRLTEVEAYGGLGADPASHAHRGRTPRNAVMFGPPGHLYVYFSYGMHWCGNVVTGPPGQAAAVLMRAGEVVSGRELARERRGAAVRDRELARGPARLMVALGLDRAVDGAALLDSAGLVSLSAPVVALEPAAVASGPRVGVGQGQETPWRFWIDGDPTVSAYRKAMPRPRRRPG encoded by the coding sequence ATGAGATCACCCGTACCCGTCGGCGACCTCGCGGCGGTGCTCGCCGGGCCGGTCGACGACGCGGCCCGCGCATTGCTCGGCTGCGTGGTCACCGCCGGCGGCGTCGCGGTCCGCCTTACCGAGGTCGAGGCGTACGGCGGGTTAGGCGCCGATCCCGCCTCGCACGCCCACCGGGGCCGTACGCCCCGCAACGCCGTGATGTTCGGGCCGCCCGGTCACCTCTACGTCTACTTCAGCTACGGCATGCACTGGTGCGGCAACGTGGTGACCGGCCCGCCCGGGCAGGCGGCGGCGGTGCTGATGCGTGCGGGCGAGGTGGTGTCGGGTCGTGAGTTGGCGCGCGAGCGACGCGGCGCGGCGGTGCGTGACCGGGAGCTGGCCCGTGGCCCGGCCCGGCTGATGGTCGCCCTCGGGCTGGATCGCGCGGTCGACGGTGCCGCGCTGCTGGATTCGGCCGGCCTGGTGTCGTTGTCGGCGCCGGTTGTCGCGCTGGAGCCGGCGGCGGTCGCCAGCGGGCCGCGTGTCGGGGTCGGCCAGGGCCAGGAGACGCCGTGGCGGTTCTGGATCGACGGTGATCCGACGGTGAGCGCGTACCGGAAGGCGATGCCGCGTCCGAGGCGTCGCCCCGGTTAG
- a CDS encoding antibiotic biosynthesis monooxygenase family protein: protein MSPADTPQPPYYLVVFTSTRTDDDLGYAAAAARMLELAAEQPGFLGVDTARDPHGLGITVSYWRDEESITVWRRHLEHLAVQDDGRARWYASFAVHVARVERAYRFPRPTP from the coding sequence ATGTCCCCCGCCGACACCCCGCAGCCCCCGTACTACCTGGTGGTCTTCACCTCGACCCGCACCGACGACGACCTCGGGTACGCCGCAGCCGCCGCCCGGATGCTGGAACTCGCCGCCGAGCAGCCCGGTTTCCTCGGCGTCGACACCGCCCGCGACCCGCACGGTCTCGGCATCACCGTGTCCTACTGGCGCGACGAGGAGTCGATCACCGTCTGGCGCCGACACCTGGAACACCTGGCGGTGCAGGACGACGGCCGGGCCCGGTGGTACGCCAGCTTCGCGGTGCACGTGGCCCGGGTGGAACGCGCGTACCGCTTCCCGCGCCCCACCCCGTGA
- the argH gene encoding argininosuccinate lyase: MVAVDDKSLTENTASPNRTSLWGGRFAGGPAEALARLSVSVQFDWRLAPYDLAGSRAHARVLAAAGLLDPDELGRMLAALDDLEAACASGSFRPTIEDEDVHTALERGLLERLGSLGGKLRAGRSRNDQVATDLRLYLRDHARGLAAQLVELAGALVEQAERHLDTPAPGMTHVQHAQPVTFGHWLLAHVHPLLRDLDRLRDWDARTSVSPLGAGALAGSGLPLDPGVVAKELGFRTSFANSMDAVADRDFAAEFLFVTALIGVHLSRLGEEVVLWTSHEFGWVELDDAFATGSSIMPQKKNADIAELARGKSGRLVGGLVAVLTMLKGLPLTYDRDMQEDKEPAFDAVDTLALLLPALAGMISTMTVRVDRLAAAAPVGFTLATEVADWLVLKGVPFRDAHEITGQLVALCAARECALDEVSDDDLRLVSEHLDGGVRSVLSVRSALAARTTPGSTGPGPVADQLVSVVEQLAEWRSWAAETVVPR, translated from the coding sequence ATGGTCGCCGTGGACGACAAGAGCCTGACCGAGAACACCGCCAGCCCGAACCGCACCAGCCTGTGGGGTGGACGCTTCGCCGGTGGGCCGGCCGAAGCGCTGGCCCGGTTGTCGGTCAGCGTCCAGTTCGACTGGCGGCTCGCCCCGTACGACCTCGCCGGTTCCCGGGCTCACGCCCGGGTGCTGGCGGCGGCCGGCCTGCTCGACCCGGACGAGCTGGGTCGGATGCTCGCGGCGTTGGACGACCTGGAGGCGGCCTGCGCCTCCGGGTCGTTCCGGCCGACGATCGAGGACGAGGACGTGCACACCGCGCTGGAACGCGGCCTGCTGGAGCGGCTCGGTTCGCTCGGTGGCAAGCTGCGCGCCGGTCGGTCCCGCAACGACCAGGTCGCCACCGATCTGCGGCTCTACCTGCGTGACCACGCCCGTGGGCTGGCCGCGCAGCTGGTCGAGCTGGCCGGTGCCCTGGTCGAGCAGGCCGAGCGGCACCTGGACACCCCGGCGCCCGGGATGACCCACGTGCAGCACGCCCAGCCGGTGACGTTCGGGCACTGGCTGCTCGCCCATGTGCACCCGCTGCTGCGTGACCTGGACCGGCTGCGGGACTGGGACGCGCGTACCTCGGTGTCGCCGTTGGGCGCCGGCGCGCTGGCCGGCTCCGGTCTGCCGCTGGACCCCGGCGTCGTCGCCAAGGAGCTGGGGTTCCGGACCTCGTTCGCCAACTCGATGGACGCGGTCGCCGACCGCGACTTCGCCGCCGAGTTCCTCTTCGTCACCGCGCTGATCGGGGTGCACCTGTCCCGCCTCGGCGAGGAGGTGGTGCTCTGGACCTCCCATGAGTTCGGCTGGGTGGAGCTGGACGACGCCTTCGCCACCGGGTCGTCGATCATGCCGCAGAAGAAGAACGCCGACATCGCCGAGCTGGCCCGGGGCAAGTCTGGTCGGCTGGTCGGTGGGCTGGTCGCGGTGCTGACCATGCTCAAGGGCCTGCCGCTGACCTACGACCGGGACATGCAGGAGGACAAGGAGCCGGCGTTCGACGCGGTGGACACCCTGGCGCTGCTGCTGCCGGCCCTCGCCGGGATGATCTCCACGATGACGGTACGGGTGGACCGGCTCGCCGCCGCCGCCCCGGTCGGTTTCACCCTGGCGACCGAGGTGGCCGACTGGCTGGTCCTCAAGGGGGTGCCGTTCCGGGACGCGCACGAGATCACCGGTCAGCTGGTGGCGCTCTGCGCGGCCCGCGAATGCGCCCTCGACGAGGTCTCCGACGACGACCTGCGGCTGGTCAGCGAGCACCTCGACGGCGGGGTGCGCAGCGTGCTGTCGGTGCGTTCGGCGCTGGCCGCGCGGACCACGCCCGGCTCGACCGGCCCGGGTCCGGTCGCCGACCAGCTCGTGTCGGTCGTCGAGCAGCTCGCCGAGTGGCGCAGCTGGGCCGCCGAGACCGTCGTCCCGCGCTGA